The sequence CAGAAAAACCAGCTCCAAGAAAAAGAGCACCGAAGAAACAAGCAGAATAATCATGATTCCTTTCTTTTCATATAATTCCTAATTTTCTTCACTATGTTCGAAACGCTTTCCACTCTGGAACTCCAACAATATCTCTGGTTCATTATCTCATTCATCGGTGCAGGACTCGTATTCATGCTCTATGTCCAGTGAGGCCAGACGCTCGCGATTCTCCTCGCGAAGTCAGAAGCAGAAAAAACCGAAATGCTCAATACCGTCGGAAAACGCTATGAGATCACCTTCACTTCTCTCGTGACATTCGGTGGTGCATTCTTCGCAGTATTTCCACTTTTCTATTCGACTTCATTCGGTGGTGCATTCTTCGTTTGGTTCGCGATTCTTTTTCTCTTCATCATCGAAGGTGTCTCATTCAAGTACAGGAAAAAGGTAGGAAATTTTCTCGGAAAAAAGACATACGAAGTATTCCTTCTCTTGAATGGAATAGGTGTCCCTCTCCTTATTGGTGTCGCGGTCGCCACATTCTTCACAGGTGCGAACTTCCATGTCGAGAAAACAAGTCTTCTCTCAGGTGATACCGTATCTGTATGGGATAGTGCATGGCATGGACTCGAAGCTCTTTGGAATCCACTCCAGGGTGCATGGCTCACGAATATTTCTTTTGGTGTTGCGATTGTCCTCCTGACAACGATTCTTGCGAGTCTCAATATCATCAAGAATATCAACGATAACGAACTCGTCGCAAGAGCCCGAAAATATCTCCTTCCATCAACACTCTTTTTTCTCGTATTTTTCCTCTTCTTCCTCTACAAGATTCTCACAATAGACGGATTCGGTTATGATCCACTCACAGGGGTTGTTTCTATGAAAGAATTCAAGTACCTGCATAATCTTCTCGAAATGCCATTCGTCACAGCAGGATTCGTCTATGGAGTTCTCATGGTGGTTCTCGGAATCGTTCTCGGATATTTCACGAAGTTCCGTCGAGCATTCTGGTTCTCGGCACTCGGAACATTCTTCGTAGCACTCACACTCCTTCTCTTCGTCGGATGGAACAATACTGTTTTTTATCCTTCTCTCACTGATCTTCAGAGTTCACTCACGATAGAAAATGCTTCATCAAGCCGCTACACGCTCATAGCAATTTCTTATGCATCACTCCTTGCGCCTGTGGTTCTCGCATATATCTCATGGGTATGGAACAAGCTACGAGATGACGGCATTGGGAAAGATATCATGAATGAAAAATCCGGAAGCACCTACTAATCATATAATTCTCAAGAAACTCCTTCGGGAGTTTTCTTTCTCTTATTTCTATGTCTACCCCAACACTCATCATCTACGCCACCACCGACGGTCACACTCAGAAGATTGCAGGTGTCATCCGTGACACGCTCGAATCCATGGATCACGAGGTTGATGTACGAAATGTTCTCGAAGAGCCTGTTGACCTCACGGGATATGACAAAATCATTGTCGGCTCCTCTATCCGCTACGGCTACCACCACAAATCGATAGTGAAGTGGATTGATGCTCATGCGGAGGAACTATCACAGCGAAAGAATGCCTTCTTCTCCGTGAATCTCGTCGCACGAAAATCCGAGAAATGCACCCCCGAAACCAATCCCTACGTGCGGAAATTCCTCGCGAAAATCAAGTGGAAGCCACAACTCTCTGCCGTGTTCGCGGGCAAGCTCGACTACAATATCTACAATTGGTTCGATGCGTTCATGATCCGCCTCATCATGCGAATGACAGGATGACCTCTCGAAACTCCAGAACCCATCGAGTTCACCGATTGGGAACAAGTGAAGAAGTTCGCAGAGGAGGTGGGGAGACTCTAAGATTCAACTGCTCGAATTCCCTCTACAAGATTTCTAAATTCCTGAAGGAGTAAGCTAATATATAGTCCTCATAAGGTATCAGCAATAGGAATAATGTATTCCTCTGTCTCTTGTACTTGTCACCTTGCATTTTTGATCCATCTTTCTATTTGCTCTTTTGAAGCACTTGATGATTGTATAAAACCATCAAGTAGTAACCGAATCTCATGGGTTCGAAGATTCCCGATTCTATCGGGAACTTTTATTTTTCCTGCTTCAGGATCTCATTTTATACTAGCATAATGAACTTTCTTTCTCTCTTTATCAAGAATAGCATCTCCTGTCTTTTTTGGATTCGAAACAGATGCTACTCGATGAGCAACCTCTTTTCCAATAAGATACTGAAGACTCTCCACTCCGATTCGCGTATCTTCATCATTATCATGGAGAAGACGAGCATGAGAGTTCACGAGACTTTTGTCTCGACATTCTACTGCACCAATGAGAGCAATAGCTTTTGGATGTTCGAAATATCTATCTCCTGAGCGACGAGTTACTACTAACTTGTATCCAAAACTTACTTTTGCGAGATCATAAGTTGCCATGAGTTTTCATAAATCATCTCAGCCGATATCAAGACAACTTGCCATAATCTTCCTAAACTGTTCGCGTGAGATATCTGTTGGGGACAAATAATTTCCACCAATATATACTGAAGGAGGTGCTTTTATAATTTCTGACATACAAAGAAGTTATTTGATTTGTATTTTAGATTTTCTATCCATGTTGTCAACTAACTTTTGTACTACCTTCGAATACACCCACTTCCCTTCTGTATAAGCAAAATTGATTAAAGAAAGTGCGAGAGTTCGGGGAGGAATTAATTCTTGGATTTTTCTACCCAAAATAAAGGGCCATCCGAAGACAGCCCCTGTAAACACCTTTGGAAATGAGTATCACCACCACTTCCAGAAAGGAAAGAGAACACCAATACCGAAGTTGCCCAACTTCAACCCACCACCACCTGCCAGACAGCCGAAACCACCTAAGCAAGCACCAGCAGTGAAGTAGAGGAAACCAACATCGATTACGGGACCGATGTAGAAGGCGAAGTTGTGGTACCACGCCTTGCTTCCAGTCTTTTCTGCGGCAAGGGCGAGGGATGGAACAAAAAAAGGAAGCATCCGAAAGTTTTTTATTGCTTTCGGGATGTTTCTGAAAGGCACCTGAATCATCCTCCTTTCATCAACAACACCGCCAACCATATCAGCAACATCAGAGAGAAAATCCCCTCCTCCGTCACCTCCACCCGTTTCGGTACTGCCACCACTTGCCCCCTCTCCTTGACCAAGGAGACCTCCTAGGTCAATTACTAAACCAATTGCAAGTCCAATACTCATGGCATTCTCCTATGAGTTTTTCCTCCAAGATTATCCAATAAAGCACAATGCAGTATAGACTCCTGTGAGTTATTTATTACAATAGTAAATATATATATATTGTCAAATAGTTTTTACACCAACTTCGAATACACCCCCTTCCCTTCCGTGTAGGCAGGATTAAGTGTAGTGGCGATGTTGCGGATGAAGAACATACCGAGTTCCGTGACAGAGATAATATCATTTTCATATTCCATGAGTCCGTCCGCGACAAACTCGTCGAACATATTCGGCGAAAATTTGGTGAGTTTTTTTATGTCTTCTGTACTTTGGTTGTATCGATTCGCGATGATAGAGAAATCCAGATATCCATTGCACATGAGTTCCGTGATGATGTCGCGGATGACTATCTCATCCTGATTCAGAACGTATCCCTTCTCTATCGGGAGTTGTCCTGCTTCCAGTGTAGCAGTATACGTCTCGATATCTTTCACATTCTGGATGTAGCTGCCGGTGAGTTGAGTGATAGCCGACGTCCCGAAGGCATAGACCTGACCCGTCGTATCACGCGTCGCATACCCCTGGAAGTTGCGATGAAGTGTGTGGTTTTGGAGTGCTACTTCGAGTTCATCTCACGGCAGAACATAGTGATCCATTCCGATTTCGATATACCCAGATTCCCTGAGAAAAGCACGAGAACGCGCAAACATCTCCATCTTGTCCTCGGCGGTTGGGAGCCCGATTTTCTCGAGCGCGAGTTGGTATTTTTTTACCCAGGGCACATGCGCGTAGGAGAACGTCACGAGTCGGTCAGGGCGAATCTGGATTGCTCGTTCGATAGTCGCGAGAAAACTCTCTGTTGTCTGACCAGGAAGTCCGTAGATGAAGTCAAGATTCACTCCGAGTTCTGGATGTTTTTCTCGGATATAGGTGACGAGGTCTTCGATAGGAAGTCGGGATGGCAGTCGGTGAACGTTGGCGAGGATGCGTTCATCAAAGTCCTGTACACCGATACTGATGCGATTGAATCCTGCATTCACCAAGCCATCAATATATGCAAAGTCCAAGTGTGCAGGATGACATTCGATCGCGATTTCTGGATTCTCAGTAAACTCGAATTGACTGTGGAAAATGTCGTTGATTGCTCAGAGTTGGTCAGTCGTGAGAATATTGGGCGTTCCACCGCCGTAGTGAATCTGAGAAACTTTTCGGTTCTTATCGAGATGGGCGGTGATAGTTTGGATTTCTTTTTTGAGTGCTTCGAGATAGATATCGACAGCGCTCTTTTCTCCGAGTTTTATCTGATTGCACCCGCAGTAGAGGCATATCTGCGCACAGAACGGAATATGCACATAAAAGGAAATATTGCTCGGTTCATCGTGATTGGATGACTCGATGAGTTCGAGATACTGCTCGCTCGTAACACCAGCGTGAAAATAATTCGCGGGCGGATAGCTCGTGTATCTCGGAACGGGAGTGTTATACTTGTCGAGGAGGGGTTTTGGGATGTGCATGAAGGTGAGTTTTTAGTATGTAGTTTTTAGTTTTTAGGATGGATTCTTGTCTTCTTGTTTCTGATTTTGCTTCTTTATTTTTGTGAGTTTTGATTTCTTATTCTATCGTCTCTGTGGTTTTCTTCCTTATGCGAATTTTACGTATTTGTCAGTGAAGATTTCTGTATGAAATCACAAACTGTTTGAGGAGTGAAGCGACGAGTTTTTGTGATTTAGGAAATCAAACTGGTAACAAATACCAAAATGAAGCATGGAAGACCTCTGAAAGACTTTTGGTACTTTTGGTCTCGCAAAAGTACATTTGGACTCTGAAAAATTAAATGGAAGATTTCTCGCTACACTCGAAATGACAATTTTAGTGGTTGGATTGCTTCGTTCCTCGAGAGTGACGGAGCAAAAGTAGATTCTTCATTACACTCAGAATGACGGAAACACGAGTAAGTATACAGAGAACTCGTATCCTTTCAAATATTCTTCCATTTTGTCATTCCACCATGAAGCGGAGCGAAATAGAGGAATCTCTTTCCGGCTCACCTTAAGAGATTTTGATAAATCTTTTCTCATAAGTACAAGAAAAAGGGATCCCTACGGGATGACAAAAGAAAAAAACCTTTCTTAGACTTTTTCCTTAGTCTTAAGCCTTTTATCTTGCTTTCTGCCCACTTTTTCATATCCTAAAAGAACTCAATCTATACACCAAAAGGTATGCAAACTATCCGCATCGGAACCCGCGAAAGCAAGCTCGCCATCTGGCAAGCAGAATACGTCCAAAAAGAAATCGAAAAACTCGGCATCAAAACAGAACTCGTTTTTATCAAGAGTGATGGAGAAAAAGATCTTGTTTCGCCACTGTATGAGATGGGGGTTCAGGGAATTTTCACCAAGACGCTCGATATCGCCCTCCTCGATGGTCGCATCGATATCGCGGTACATTCGCTCAAGGATGTCCCAACCAAATTGCCAGAAGGAATAATTCTCGCGAGTGTGCCGAAGCGCGGGAATTATGGAGATATACTCATTCATAAAGGAACTCTTCCAGAAGAAAGTCTCGAATATGTGATTGGAACGAGTAGTTTACGACGTCGAGCCCAATGGCTCAATCGGTATCCAACTCATGCGACCGAACCGCTTCGTGGAAATATCCAGGCTCGTCTCGAGAAGCTCGAGAAAAATACTCACTGGAGTGGAGCAATTTTCGCTGCGGCAGCGATAGAAAGACTTGGACTCGAAATAGAAAATACTGTTGCTCTGGACTGGTTATTACCAGCTCCCGCCCAATGAGCTCTCGGAATTACTTGCCTGGAAAAAAATAAAGAAGTTATCGAACTCTGTCGTGCATTCAATGACCGTGACACAGAACTTGCGACGTATATCGAGCGCCAATTCCTTCGCACGCTTTTCGGTGGATGTTCGATGCCGATTGCTGCGCTCGCCGAGTTCGATGGTGACTATTGTGATTTCCGTGGAAATATCCTCACGACCGATGGACGTGAAAAAGTCGAAGTCGAGCTTCGAGTTCCTCGTGATGAAGCCATGACTCTCGGAGAACGCGCAGCCGAGGAAGTGATACGAAATGGCGGTGAAGCGATACTGAAAACATTTAATCGAATGTAATTCTTTTATTCTTTATTTTTCTTCTATGAATCAACCCATTCATCTCATCAGTACGCGAAGGCTGAAACCAGAAAACAAAGAAAAACTCGAGAAACTCGGATTTTCTATCGAAGATTATGATTTTGTCGAGATTCAGCATACGCTCGATGCGCACAAGACAGAAATCCTGAAGAAAAATATTTCTCCTCTCGTATTCACGAGTCAGAATGCCGTGCGATCAATCGAAGGAATTATTCCAGAACTTTCACAGAAACAAGCTTTCGCAATCGAAGGAATAACCGCAGATGAAGCGAAAAAAGCATGACTCGACGTGGTCGGAACTGCACGCGATGCGAGCAATCTCGGAATCATCATTATCGATTCGGCGCCAGAATCTGTCCTCCATGTGACGAGCAATATCCGCAGAAATGAGCTCGAAAGAGAACTCTCAGAAGCACATATTGCAATACAAATTCTCGAAGTCTATGAGAAAATCCCAAAACCAAGAAAAGTAGAAACACTCGATGCAATGCTTTTCTGGAGTCCATCCCAAGTAGATGCATTTCTCGTTGAGAACTCACTTGATCCTGAGGCCCTGATTTTCTCGATCGGCAATACCACAACTATTCATCTTCGCAGACTTTTTTTCGAGAATGTCATCACTATAGCGGAATCGAGTGAAGAAAATATGCTAGAAACTGTTATAGCCCATTTTGCTCAACCATAATGAATACAAAACCACTCCTTCTTCAAGCCCTCAATTGAGAATCAGTAATACGTCCACCCGTCTGGTGCATGCGCCAAGCGGGACGATTTCTTCCTGAATATCGCGAACTCCGAGACAAGTATGATTTCTTCACTCGAGTTCAGACTCCAGAACTCGCAACTGCCATCACACTTCAGCCCGTCGATATCCTCGGAGTAGATGCGGCGATTCTTTTTTCTGATATTCTCGTCGTACCACAAGCGATGGGACTCACGGTTGAACTCATCGAAAACAAATGACCATTTCTCCCGAATACTATCCGAACGAAAGAAGACATCGAGAAACTCTCATCGAATGCAGCGGATAATCTCAGATATGTCTATGATGCTATTCGTCTGACGAAATGAGAACTAGAAAAAAGATGAATCCCACTTATCTGATTCGCGGGTGCACCGTTCACCCTTCTCTGTTACATGGTCGAGGGAAAAGGAAGCAAGACGTTCGATAAAGCGAAGAAGTTCTGTCTCACAGAACCAGCACTCGCTCATGCACTTCTCGAGAAAATCACTGATATCACAATTGCATATCTGAAAAATCAGGTAACGGCTGGAGTGGATGTGGTACAGGTTTTCGATAGCTGGAGCGGACTTCTCTCTCCTGAGGATTTCCGACTTTTCGCACTTCCCTATCTGACTCGGATTGCTGATGAATTGGCAGATATCATCCCTGTTATTCTCTTCCCAAAAGGCAGCAACTACGCGCTTACAGAACTCTCCCGAACTCGCGCGAATGGAATCGGGATTGACTGGACTATCACACCAGAAGAAGCAAGGAAAATGACAGGAGGAAATATCACTCTTCAATGAAACTTCGACCCAAGTCATCTCTATCTCCCACCAGAACAAATCGAGCAAGAAGTCCACGAGATGATTCGCCGATTTGGCACTGACCGATACATCGTCAATCTCGGTCATGGTATACTCCCAGATATCCCGGTAGAGCATGCGAAAGCATTTGTGAATGCGGTGAAGAGTTATCGAGGATAAAAAAACCACCAAAGCAAGTTGGTGGAAGATGTTAACAATACGAGCTATTCGTCACCTGTAGTGATATGCCGTCCTGCTGCAAGGCAGGATCCTACCAACATTATATGAACAAGAGGGCTTTGGTTTTCTGGAAAGTAAGGATCATTAAGTGCTTCAGTAAAGAAAGTTATAGCTTTTTCATATTCTCAAAGATGAAGATAAGCTAATCAAAGATTACTATAACATACCCACTTAGCTTCCTCTGGGATATAAGGACTCTCTATGGCCTGTATCAACAAGTTTACAGATTGTTGATACTCTTTGGATTCGATACAAGCAACACCCCCATTCATTAATCATCTATAATCGGGATTCAGTCACTTCTGACGATATGATAGCACCGATAGATCATAGAATGAGATTGCATCTTCATATTGTCATTGTTTACTAAGCTGATGTCAAATAATATCGAGAAATCTTCCTCCAAGATTCATGTGATGCAATACAAGTTCAGTTAGTTCACGATTATCATATTGATCGTCCTGTTGTTCCATAGATATAATTTCTCTCATTCTATCATTTGCTCACTTCTGTATCAATGCAAAGGGGATATAAGGAAGATTGTATTCTGCTACCGCGTCGTAGCATCATCCTAAGTCTGGAGTATCGTTCATATAATAAAATTATAGAAATATATGTTATTTATATACAATTATAATTATCTGTCAATACTTTTATCTGTTGTAAAGTTTCAGATAGAGTAAAAAACTCTACAATCTCTCCATGCCCAACAAATCCCTCATCCTCATGAATATGGGTGGTGCCACCACCAAGACAGAACTCGAAATGTTTCTCCTGAATATGTTCCGCGATCCGAATATCCTCACGATTCGGAGTGATTTTTTCCGTGGACTTCTCGCGCGATTCATCACGAAAAAGCGCCTCGATGCCTCATGGGCGAACTATGAGAAAATCGGTGGTTCTCCCCTTCCTGCCATCACCGATGAACTCGTGAAGAATCTCCAGAATCAACACGAAGATATATTGGTGCGTTCGGTGATGACTTATACTCACCCGACGAATAATGAAGTCATCGAAGAACTCCGAGAAAAGTGAATCCAGGAAATTACTCTTTTTCCGCTCTATCCTCACTATTCCACCACGACAGTGAAGTCGAGTGTTGATTCATTTCTCGATACAATGAGAAAAGCGAGACTCGTTCCTGTTATTCTGAATGAAGCAGAGCGAAGTGAAGCATCCAGAGTATCTGAGAACACAATCGCCGTTCGTATCATCGAACCTTTTTATAGAAACGAAAGATACAACAATATTATCATTGAAATTATCAGGGGAATATTATCTCAGACAGAAAGAGATTCTCCAAAGGAGAATGACAAAAACGAATACGAACTCGTTTTCTCAGCGCACGGACTTCCAGAGAAAATCGTGAAAAAATGAGATCCTTACCAATCCCAGATCGAAGATCATGTAGCAATCCTCACGAGAAATCTCAGAGAAAGAAACATACATTTCTCAGGAATCCATCTCGCCTATCAGTCACGCGTGGGCCCGATGAAGTGGATATGACCTTCACTTCATGAGAAACTCGGAGAACTCTCTGGGAAAAAAGTAATCATCTTCCCACTCTCGTTCACCATCGACAACAGCGAGACGAAATTCGAGCTCGACATCGAATATCGAGAAATCGCTGCTGAACACGATATATCAGAATATCATGTCTGTCCTTGTCCGAACGCTCGATGAGAATTCCAAGATTTCTTGAGTTCATTTCTCGAGTAAAGTCTAATACCCTATAATCCATGGGGTATTTTTATTTAGAATGGAGAAAGATTTTTTCTCAAGGGAAAATATACAAAAAGACAAGAGAATGTTTGCTTTTTCTCATGAAATGCGACAATATATATGTACTTTATTTTTTACTCCTCTCTCATTATGAACAAGGAAAAAGTTGTCATTCTCGGTTCTGGTTTTGCAGGAATTCGTACTTTTCGGAATCTCGCGTGCAAAAAACAATTCGAAATCACAGTGGTCGATAAACGAAGTTCTATGCTCCTCAAACCTGTACTTCCTGAGATTGCTTACGATGGAAAAGATATTGCGGAAGCAAGTTTCGAACTCAAAGGCGTTATCGAAAAAAATGGTCATACATTCATACAATCTGCTGTAAAACTCATCGATCCGAAAGCTCAAACAGTCGCACTCGAAAATGGCGAAACTCTCAGTTATGATTATCTTTTTGTCACCATGGGTGCACATAAGGATTTCAACGCTATTCCTGGTCACGAAGAATTCGGATATTCTGTCTGTGACGATGTTCATGCAGAGAAGCTCGCCAAAGCCGTAGAAAACTTCCAAGGTGGAAAAATCGTCATCGGTTCTGCCCAGTCAAAATGGGGAACTCGCGTGTCTTGTCCTCCGTTCCAGGCTCCATGTGAAGGACCAATCGGTGAATCTATGTTCATGTTGCATCATCTTCTCTCTGAGAAAGGACTCCGCGAGAAGACAACTATCGACGTCTTCACGCCAGGAGAGATTTTCTTCGAAGATATCGGAAATGATGTTCGTGGTGCTGTCGGTGGACTCATGAGCATGAAGAATATTCCTCTACACCTCTCGAAAGTAGCCAAAGAAATCACAAAAGAAGGAATCAAATTCGAAGACGGAACAGAACTTCCTGCGGATATGGTGATCATGATTCCTGTCTACAAGGGACACCAGGTTCTTATCGATTCTGGTCTTGGTGATGAGAAATGATTCATGCCAACCAATGAAGAGATGCGTCATCTCGACTATCCAAATATCTTCGCGGCTGGTGATCTCAATGCGATGACTCAGCCAAAACTCGGTCACCTCGCGATGATGCAAGCTGATATTGCCACTTCCGCTCTCATGAAGGAAGTAACTGGAACGGGCGAAGTTCTCAAATACACTCCAGAAGTCTATTGTATCATGAATATGGGTGGCGGTGAAGCAGGATGTGTCTACTCAAACATCTACTTCAAACCAGAAAATGGTACTGATATCGTATGGCACAATAGATACAATGCATACTGGAAAAAAATTCTCGATAGTTATATGCTCTATGGAAAAGGTCGTATTCCTCCACGTTGGGCTGAACACATGTTCAAGATGATGATGGTCAAGCTCGGATTCGGGAAGAAAGGAAAATAATATCTTTCCCCAAGAGTACGAAGTACGATTGGTGAAGAAAGATATTATCCTGAGGTGAAACCGAAGGATCTCTCCAGATAATATAAATCGCTCATTCTATGGGCGATTTTCTATTTATAAGAATAATTCCGATTTGCTCATCTTCGACTGATAAAAAGTACCATCATATCGCACCAAAACGCCTTCAATCTCAGGAATATTCTCGAGCATCTCACATGCCATTTCCCATGGC is a genomic window of Candidatus Gracilibacteria bacterium containing:
- the hemN gene encoding oxygen-independent coproporphyrinogen III oxidase, which codes for MHIPKPLLDKYNTPVPRYTSYPPANYFHAGVTSEQYLELIESSNHDEPSNISFYVHIPFCAQICLYCGCNQIKLGEKSAVDIYLEALKKEIQTITAHLDKNRKVSQIHYGGGTPNILTTDQLGAINDIFHSQFEFTENPEIAIECHPAHLDFAYIDGLVNAGFNRISIGVQDFDERILANVHRLPSRLPIEDLVTYIREKHPELGVNLDFIYGLPGQTTESFLATIERAIQIRPDRLVTFSYAHVPWVKKYQLALEKIGLPTAEDKMEMFARSRAFLRESGYIEIGMDHYVLPGDELEVALQNHTLHRNFQGYATRDTTGQVYAFGTSAITQLTGSYIQNVKDIETYTATLEAGQLPIEKGYVLNQDEIVIRDIITELMCNGYLDFSIIANRYNQSTEDIKKLTKFSPNMFDEFVADGLMEYENDIISVTELGMFFIRNIATTLNPAYTEGKGVYSKLV
- a CDS encoding cytochrome d ubiquinol oxidase subunit II; translated protein: MFETLSTLELQQYLWFIISFIGAGLVFMLYVQGGQTLAILLAKSEAEKTEMLNTVGKRYEITFTSLVTFGGAFFAVFPLFYSTSFGGAFFVWFAILFLFIIEGVSFKYRKKVGNFLGKKTYEVFLLLNGIGVPLLIGVAVATFFTGANFHVEKTSLLSGDTVSVWDSAWHGLEALWNPLQGAWLTNISFGVAIVLLTTILASLNIIKNINDNELVARARKYLLPSTLFFLVFFLFFLYKILTIDGFGYDPLTGVVSMKEFKYLHNLLEMPFVTAGFVYGVLMVVLGIVLGYFTKFRRAFWFSALGTFFVALTLLLFVGWNNTVFYPSLTDLQSSLTIENASSSRYTLIAISYASLLAPVVLAYISWVWNKLRDDGIGKDIMNEKSGSTY
- a CDS encoding FAD-dependent oxidoreductase, producing MNKEKVVILGSGFAGIRTFRNLACKKQFEITVVDKRSSMLLKPVLPEIAYDGKDIAEASFELKGVIEKNGHTFIQSAVKLIDPKAQTVALENGETLSYDYLFVTMGAHKDFNAIPGHEEFGYSVCDDVHAEKLAKAVENFQGGKIVIGSAQSKWGTRVSCPPFQAPCEGPIGESMFMLHHLLSEKGLREKTTIDVFTPGEIFFEDIGNDVRGAVGGLMSMKNIPLHLSKVAKEITKEGIKFEDGTELPADMVIMIPVYKGHQVLIDSGLGDEKGFMPTNEEMRHLDYPNIFAAGDLNAMTQPKLGHLAMMQADIATSALMKEVTGTGEVLKYTPEVYCIMNMGGGEAGCVYSNIYFKPENGTDIVWHNRYNAYWKKILDSYMLYGKGRIPPRWAEHMFKMMMVKLGFGKKGK
- a CDS encoding uroporphyrinogen-III synthase, translated to MNQPIHLISTRRLKPENKEKLEKLGFSIEDYDFVEIQHTLDAHKTEILKKNISPLVFTSQNAVRSIEGIIPELSQKQAFAIEGITADEAKKAGLDVVGTARDASNLGIIIIDSAPESVLHVTSNIRRNELERELSEAHIAIQILEVYEKIPKPRKVETLDAMLFWSPSQVDAFLVENSLDPEALIFSIGNTTTIHLRRLFFENVITIAESSEENMLETVIAHFAQP
- a CDS encoding tetratricopeptide repeat protein: MNDTPDLGGCYDAVAEYNLPYIPFALIQKGANDRMREIISMEQQDDQYDNRELTELVLHHMNLGGRFLDIIGHQLSKQGQYEDAISFYDLSVLSYRQKGLNPDYRGLMNGGVACIESKEYQQSVNLLIQAIESPYIPEEAKWVCYSNLGLAYLHLGEYEKAITFFTEALNDPYFPENQSPLVHIMLVGSCLAAGRHITTGDE
- the hemC gene encoding hydroxymethylbilane synthase, with product MQTIRIGTRESKLAIWQAEYVQKEIEKLGIKTELVFIKSDGEKDLVSPLYEMGVQGIFTKTLDIALLDGRIDIAVHSLKDVPTKLPEGIILASVPKRGNYGDILIHKGTLPEESLEYVIGTSSLRRRAQWLNRYPTHATEPLRGNIQARLEKLEKNTHWSGAIFAAAAIERLGLEIENTVALDWLLPAPAQGALGITCLEKNKEVIELCRAFNDRDTELATYIERQFLRTLFGGCSMPIAALAEFDGDYCDFRGNILTTDGREKVEVELRVPRDEAMTLGERAAEEVIRNGGEAILKTFNRM
- the hemH gene encoding ferrochelatase produces the protein MPNKSLILMNMGGATTKTELEMFLLNMFRDPNILTIRSDFFRGLLARFITKKRLDASWANYEKIGGSPLPAITDELVKNLQNQHEDILVRSVMTYTHPTNNEVIEELREKGIQEITLFPLYPHYSTTTVKSSVDSFLDTMRKARLVPVILNEAERSEASRVSENTIAVRIIEPFYRNERYNNIIIEIIRGILSQTERDSPKENDKNEYELVFSAHGLPEKIVKKGDPYQSQIEDHVAILTRNLRERNIHFSGIHLAYQSRVGPMKWIGPSLHEKLGELSGKKVIIFPLSFTIDNSETKFELDIEYREIAAEHDISEYHVCPCPNARGEFQDFLSSFLE
- the hemG gene encoding menaquinone-dependent protoporphyrinogen IX dehydrogenase yields the protein MSTPTLIIYATTDGHTQKIAGVIRDTLESMDHEVDVRNVLEEPVDLTGYDKIIVGSSIRYGYHHKSIVKWIDAHAEELSQRKNAFFSVNLVARKSEKCTPETNPYVRKFLAKIKWKPQLSAVFAGKLDYNIYNWFDAFMIRLIMRMTGGPLETPEPIEFTDWEQVKKFAEEVGRL
- the hemE gene encoding uroporphyrinogen decarboxylase; this encodes MNTKPLLLQALNGESVIRPPVWCMRQAGRFLPEYRELRDKYDFFTRVQTPELATAITLQPVDILGVDAAILFSDILVVPQAMGLTVELIENKGPFLPNTIRTKEDIEKLSSNAADNLRYVYDAIRLTKGELEKRGIPLIGFAGAPFTLLCYMVEGKGSKTFDKAKKFCLTEPALAHALLEKITDITIAYLKNQVTAGVDVVQVFDSWSGLLSPEDFRLFALPYLTRIADELADIIPVILFPKGSNYALTELSRTRANGIGIDWTITPEEARKMTGGNITLQGNFDPSHLYLPPEQIEQEVHEMIRRFGTDRYIVNLGHGILPDIPVEHAKAFVNAVKSYRG